One region of Camelina sativa cultivar DH55 chromosome 6, Cs, whole genome shotgun sequence genomic DNA includes:
- the LOC104792816 gene encoding protein DA1-related 2-like isoform X3, protein MDSSSSSSSSSSSPSSSSYGVARVSHISNPCIFGEVGSSSSSTYRDKKWKLMKWVSKLFKSGSNGGSGAARTNHHPPQFQEDENMDDRSRGGRDKEELDRAISLSLADDRKRPHGYGWSTDNNRDFPRPFHGGLNPSSFIPPYDPSYQCRRRQSRICGGCNRDIGMGNYLGCMGTFFHPECFCCHSCGYAITEHEFSLSGTKPYHKLCFKELTHPKCEVCHHFIPTNDAGLIEYRCHPFWNQKYCPAHEYDKTARCCSCERLESWDVRYYTLDDGRSLCLECMETAITDTGECQPLYHAIRDYYEGMYMKLDQQIPMLLVQREALNDAIVGEKNGYHHMPETRGLCLSEEQTVTSVLRRPRLGAHRLVGMRTQPQKLIRKCEVTAILVLYGLPRLLTGAILAHELMHGWLRLKGYRNLNPEVEEGICQVLSYMWLESEVLSDTSSRNLPSTASAAMPSSSSSSSNKKGGKSNVEKKLGEFFKHQIAHDASPAYGGGFRAANAAVCKYGLRPTLDHIRYTGTFPL, encoded by the exons ATggattcttcttcctcctcctcttcttcttcttcttctccttcttcttcttcctacgGTGTTGCTCGTGTCAGCCATATCTCCAATCCTTGTATCTTCG GGGAAGTTGGGTCGTCATCTTCGTCGACATATAGAGATAAGAAATGGAAGTTGATGAAATGGGTGAGTAAGCTTTTCAAGAGTGGCTCAAATGGTGGTAGTGGTGCAGCTCGCACTAATCACCATCCTCCTCAGTTTCAAGAGGACGAGAATATG GATGATCGGTCGAGAGGTGGACGGGACAAAGAAGAACTCGACCGTGCAATTTCACTTTCTCTAGCCGACGACAGGAAGCGCCCACATG GGTACGGTTGGTCTACGGATAACAATCGAGATTTTCCAAGGCCTTTTCACGGTGGCTTGAATCCATCATCCTTCATTCCACCGTATGATCCTTCCTATCAATGCAGACGAAGACAAAG TAGAATATGCGGTGGTTGCAATCGTGATATTGGAATGGGTAACTATCTAGGATGCATGGGTACATTCTTTCATCCTGAATGCTTCTGTTGCCACTCTTGTGGTTACGCTATCACTGAGCATGAG TTCTCTCTGTCAGGAACCAAACCCTATCATAAGCTTTGTTTCAAAGAGCTTACTCATCCCAAATGCGAAGTTTGTCACCATTTT ATTCCAACTAATGATGCTGGTTTGATCGAGTATCGATGCCATCCGTTTTGGAACCAAAAGTATTGCCCGGCTCACGAATACGATAAAACCGCTCGTTGTTGTAGCTGTGAACGCTTGGAG TCATGGGATGTGAGATATTACACGTTAGATGATGGGAGAAGTTTGTGTTTAGAATGTATGGAAACCGCGATAACCGATACTGGAGAGTGTCAACCGCTTTACCACGCGATAAGAGACTATTACGAAGGAATGTACATGAAACTTGATCAACAGATTCCTATGCTTCTTGTTCAAAGAGAAGCTCTCAATGATGCTATCGTAGGAGAGAAAAAC GGATACCATCACATGCCTGAGACAAGAGGTTTATGCTTGTCAGAAGAACAAACGGTTACAAGT GTTCTTAGAAGACCGAGACTTGGTGCTCACCGTCTTGTTGGTATGAGAACTCAGCCTCAAAAGCTAATACGCAAATGTGAAGTCACTGCGATTTTAGTTCTTTATGGCCTCCCAAG GTTACTAACCGGAGCAATTCTCGCCCATGAGCTCATGCACGGATGGCTAAGGCTCAAAG GGTATAGGAACCTTAACCCTGAGGTAGAGGAAGGAATCTGCCAAGTCCTCTCTTACATGTGGCTTGAATCTGAGGTTCTCTCAGATACTTCATCAAGAAACTTGCCTTCAACAGCATCGGCGGCCatgccatcatcatcatcatcatcttctaacAAGAAAGGAGGGAAATCAAACGTGGAGAAGAAACTTGGAGAGTTCTTTAAGCATCAGATAGCTCATGATGCATCTCCAGCTTATGGAGGAGGTTTCAGAGCAGCAAATGCAGCGGTTTGTAAGTACGGTCTGCGTCCCACTCTCGACCATATCCGCTACACTGGAACTTTTCCTTTGTGA
- the LOC104792816 gene encoding protein DA1-related 2-like isoform X1 — MDSSSSSSSSSSSPSSSSYGVARVSHISNPCIFGEVGSSSSSTYRDKKWKLMKWVSKLFKSGSNGGSGAARTNHHPPQFQEDENMVFPLPPSSLDDRSRGGRDKEELDRAISLSLADDRKRPHGYGWSTDNNRDFPRPFHGGLNPSSFIPPYDPSYQCRRRQSRICGGCNRDIGMGNYLGCMGTFFHPECFCCHSCGYAITEHEFSLSGTKPYHKLCFKELTHPKCEVCHHFIPTNDAGLIEYRCHPFWNQKYCPAHEYDKTARCCSCERLESWDVRYYTLDDGRSLCLECMETAITDTGECQPLYHAIRDYYEGMYMKLDQQIPMLLVQREALNDAIVGEKNGYHHMPETRGLCLSEEQTVTSVLRRPRLGAHRLVGMRTQPQKLIRKCEVTAILVLYGLPRLLTGAILAHELMHGWLRLKGYRNLNPEVEEGICQVLSYMWLESEVLSDTSSRNLPSTASAAMPSSSSSSSNKKGGKSNVEKKLGEFFKHQIAHDASPAYGGGFRAANAAVCKYGLRPTLDHIRYTGTFPL; from the exons ATggattcttcttcctcctcctcttcttcttcttcttctccttcttcttcttcctacgGTGTTGCTCGTGTCAGCCATATCTCCAATCCTTGTATCTTCG GGGAAGTTGGGTCGTCATCTTCGTCGACATATAGAGATAAGAAATGGAAGTTGATGAAATGGGTGAGTAAGCTTTTCAAGAGTGGCTCAAATGGTGGTAGTGGTGCAGCTCGCACTAATCACCATCCTCCTCAGTTTCAAGAGGACGAGAATATGGTCTTTCCTCTACCTCCTTCTTCTTTG GATGATCGGTCGAGAGGTGGACGGGACAAAGAAGAACTCGACCGTGCAATTTCACTTTCTCTAGCCGACGACAGGAAGCGCCCACATG GGTACGGTTGGTCTACGGATAACAATCGAGATTTTCCAAGGCCTTTTCACGGTGGCTTGAATCCATCATCCTTCATTCCACCGTATGATCCTTCCTATCAATGCAGACGAAGACAAAG TAGAATATGCGGTGGTTGCAATCGTGATATTGGAATGGGTAACTATCTAGGATGCATGGGTACATTCTTTCATCCTGAATGCTTCTGTTGCCACTCTTGTGGTTACGCTATCACTGAGCATGAG TTCTCTCTGTCAGGAACCAAACCCTATCATAAGCTTTGTTTCAAAGAGCTTACTCATCCCAAATGCGAAGTTTGTCACCATTTT ATTCCAACTAATGATGCTGGTTTGATCGAGTATCGATGCCATCCGTTTTGGAACCAAAAGTATTGCCCGGCTCACGAATACGATAAAACCGCTCGTTGTTGTAGCTGTGAACGCTTGGAG TCATGGGATGTGAGATATTACACGTTAGATGATGGGAGAAGTTTGTGTTTAGAATGTATGGAAACCGCGATAACCGATACTGGAGAGTGTCAACCGCTTTACCACGCGATAAGAGACTATTACGAAGGAATGTACATGAAACTTGATCAACAGATTCCTATGCTTCTTGTTCAAAGAGAAGCTCTCAATGATGCTATCGTAGGAGAGAAAAAC GGATACCATCACATGCCTGAGACAAGAGGTTTATGCTTGTCAGAAGAACAAACGGTTACAAGT GTTCTTAGAAGACCGAGACTTGGTGCTCACCGTCTTGTTGGTATGAGAACTCAGCCTCAAAAGCTAATACGCAAATGTGAAGTCACTGCGATTTTAGTTCTTTATGGCCTCCCAAG GTTACTAACCGGAGCAATTCTCGCCCATGAGCTCATGCACGGATGGCTAAGGCTCAAAG GGTATAGGAACCTTAACCCTGAGGTAGAGGAAGGAATCTGCCAAGTCCTCTCTTACATGTGGCTTGAATCTGAGGTTCTCTCAGATACTTCATCAAGAAACTTGCCTTCAACAGCATCGGCGGCCatgccatcatcatcatcatcatcttctaacAAGAAAGGAGGGAAATCAAACGTGGAGAAGAAACTTGGAGAGTTCTTTAAGCATCAGATAGCTCATGATGCATCTCCAGCTTATGGAGGAGGTTTCAGAGCAGCAAATGCAGCGGTTTGTAAGTACGGTCTGCGTCCCACTCTCGACCATATCCGCTACACTGGAACTTTTCCTTTGTGA
- the LOC104792816 gene encoding protein DA1-related 2-like isoform X4 translates to MDSSSSSSSSSSSPSSSSYGVARVSHISNPCIFGEVGSSSSSTYRDKKWKLMKWVSKLFKSGSNGGSGAARTNHHPPQFQEDENMDDRSRGGRDKEELDRAISLSLADDRKRPHGYGWSTDNNRDFPRPFHGGLNPSSFIPPYDPSYQCRRRQRICGGCNRDIGMGNYLGCMGTFFHPECFCCHSCGYAITEHEFSLSGTKPYHKLCFKELTHPKCEVCHHFIPTNDAGLIEYRCHPFWNQKYCPAHEYDKTARCCSCERLESWDVRYYTLDDGRSLCLECMETAITDTGECQPLYHAIRDYYEGMYMKLDQQIPMLLVQREALNDAIVGEKNGYHHMPETRGLCLSEEQTVTSVLRRPRLGAHRLVGMRTQPQKLIRKCEVTAILVLYGLPRLLTGAILAHELMHGWLRLKGYRNLNPEVEEGICQVLSYMWLESEVLSDTSSRNLPSTASAAMPSSSSSSSNKKGGKSNVEKKLGEFFKHQIAHDASPAYGGGFRAANAAVCKYGLRPTLDHIRYTGTFPL, encoded by the exons ATggattcttcttcctcctcctcttcttcttcttcttctccttcttcttcttcctacgGTGTTGCTCGTGTCAGCCATATCTCCAATCCTTGTATCTTCG GGGAAGTTGGGTCGTCATCTTCGTCGACATATAGAGATAAGAAATGGAAGTTGATGAAATGGGTGAGTAAGCTTTTCAAGAGTGGCTCAAATGGTGGTAGTGGTGCAGCTCGCACTAATCACCATCCTCCTCAGTTTCAAGAGGACGAGAATATG GATGATCGGTCGAGAGGTGGACGGGACAAAGAAGAACTCGACCGTGCAATTTCACTTTCTCTAGCCGACGACAGGAAGCGCCCACATG GGTACGGTTGGTCTACGGATAACAATCGAGATTTTCCAAGGCCTTTTCACGGTGGCTTGAATCCATCATCCTTCATTCCACCGTATGATCCTTCCTATCAATGCAGACGAAGACAAAG AATATGCGGTGGTTGCAATCGTGATATTGGAATGGGTAACTATCTAGGATGCATGGGTACATTCTTTCATCCTGAATGCTTCTGTTGCCACTCTTGTGGTTACGCTATCACTGAGCATGAG TTCTCTCTGTCAGGAACCAAACCCTATCATAAGCTTTGTTTCAAAGAGCTTACTCATCCCAAATGCGAAGTTTGTCACCATTTT ATTCCAACTAATGATGCTGGTTTGATCGAGTATCGATGCCATCCGTTTTGGAACCAAAAGTATTGCCCGGCTCACGAATACGATAAAACCGCTCGTTGTTGTAGCTGTGAACGCTTGGAG TCATGGGATGTGAGATATTACACGTTAGATGATGGGAGAAGTTTGTGTTTAGAATGTATGGAAACCGCGATAACCGATACTGGAGAGTGTCAACCGCTTTACCACGCGATAAGAGACTATTACGAAGGAATGTACATGAAACTTGATCAACAGATTCCTATGCTTCTTGTTCAAAGAGAAGCTCTCAATGATGCTATCGTAGGAGAGAAAAAC GGATACCATCACATGCCTGAGACAAGAGGTTTATGCTTGTCAGAAGAACAAACGGTTACAAGT GTTCTTAGAAGACCGAGACTTGGTGCTCACCGTCTTGTTGGTATGAGAACTCAGCCTCAAAAGCTAATACGCAAATGTGAAGTCACTGCGATTTTAGTTCTTTATGGCCTCCCAAG GTTACTAACCGGAGCAATTCTCGCCCATGAGCTCATGCACGGATGGCTAAGGCTCAAAG GGTATAGGAACCTTAACCCTGAGGTAGAGGAAGGAATCTGCCAAGTCCTCTCTTACATGTGGCTTGAATCTGAGGTTCTCTCAGATACTTCATCAAGAAACTTGCCTTCAACAGCATCGGCGGCCatgccatcatcatcatcatcatcttctaacAAGAAAGGAGGGAAATCAAACGTGGAGAAGAAACTTGGAGAGTTCTTTAAGCATCAGATAGCTCATGATGCATCTCCAGCTTATGGAGGAGGTTTCAGAGCAGCAAATGCAGCGGTTTGTAAGTACGGTCTGCGTCCCACTCTCGACCATATCCGCTACACTGGAACTTTTCCTTTGTGA
- the LOC104792816 gene encoding protein DA1-related 2-like isoform X2 — protein MDSSSSSSSSSSSPSSSSYGVARVSHISNPCIFGEVGSSSSSTYRDKKWKLMKWVSKLFKSGSNGGSGAARTNHHPPQFQEDENMVFPLPPSSLDDRSRGGRDKEELDRAISLSLADDRKRPHGYGWSTDNNRDFPRPFHGGLNPSSFIPPYDPSYQCRRRQRICGGCNRDIGMGNYLGCMGTFFHPECFCCHSCGYAITEHEFSLSGTKPYHKLCFKELTHPKCEVCHHFIPTNDAGLIEYRCHPFWNQKYCPAHEYDKTARCCSCERLESWDVRYYTLDDGRSLCLECMETAITDTGECQPLYHAIRDYYEGMYMKLDQQIPMLLVQREALNDAIVGEKNGYHHMPETRGLCLSEEQTVTSVLRRPRLGAHRLVGMRTQPQKLIRKCEVTAILVLYGLPRLLTGAILAHELMHGWLRLKGYRNLNPEVEEGICQVLSYMWLESEVLSDTSSRNLPSTASAAMPSSSSSSSNKKGGKSNVEKKLGEFFKHQIAHDASPAYGGGFRAANAAVCKYGLRPTLDHIRYTGTFPL, from the exons ATggattcttcttcctcctcctcttcttcttcttcttctccttcttcttcttcctacgGTGTTGCTCGTGTCAGCCATATCTCCAATCCTTGTATCTTCG GGGAAGTTGGGTCGTCATCTTCGTCGACATATAGAGATAAGAAATGGAAGTTGATGAAATGGGTGAGTAAGCTTTTCAAGAGTGGCTCAAATGGTGGTAGTGGTGCAGCTCGCACTAATCACCATCCTCCTCAGTTTCAAGAGGACGAGAATATGGTCTTTCCTCTACCTCCTTCTTCTTTG GATGATCGGTCGAGAGGTGGACGGGACAAAGAAGAACTCGACCGTGCAATTTCACTTTCTCTAGCCGACGACAGGAAGCGCCCACATG GGTACGGTTGGTCTACGGATAACAATCGAGATTTTCCAAGGCCTTTTCACGGTGGCTTGAATCCATCATCCTTCATTCCACCGTATGATCCTTCCTATCAATGCAGACGAAGACAAAG AATATGCGGTGGTTGCAATCGTGATATTGGAATGGGTAACTATCTAGGATGCATGGGTACATTCTTTCATCCTGAATGCTTCTGTTGCCACTCTTGTGGTTACGCTATCACTGAGCATGAG TTCTCTCTGTCAGGAACCAAACCCTATCATAAGCTTTGTTTCAAAGAGCTTACTCATCCCAAATGCGAAGTTTGTCACCATTTT ATTCCAACTAATGATGCTGGTTTGATCGAGTATCGATGCCATCCGTTTTGGAACCAAAAGTATTGCCCGGCTCACGAATACGATAAAACCGCTCGTTGTTGTAGCTGTGAACGCTTGGAG TCATGGGATGTGAGATATTACACGTTAGATGATGGGAGAAGTTTGTGTTTAGAATGTATGGAAACCGCGATAACCGATACTGGAGAGTGTCAACCGCTTTACCACGCGATAAGAGACTATTACGAAGGAATGTACATGAAACTTGATCAACAGATTCCTATGCTTCTTGTTCAAAGAGAAGCTCTCAATGATGCTATCGTAGGAGAGAAAAAC GGATACCATCACATGCCTGAGACAAGAGGTTTATGCTTGTCAGAAGAACAAACGGTTACAAGT GTTCTTAGAAGACCGAGACTTGGTGCTCACCGTCTTGTTGGTATGAGAACTCAGCCTCAAAAGCTAATACGCAAATGTGAAGTCACTGCGATTTTAGTTCTTTATGGCCTCCCAAG GTTACTAACCGGAGCAATTCTCGCCCATGAGCTCATGCACGGATGGCTAAGGCTCAAAG GGTATAGGAACCTTAACCCTGAGGTAGAGGAAGGAATCTGCCAAGTCCTCTCTTACATGTGGCTTGAATCTGAGGTTCTCTCAGATACTTCATCAAGAAACTTGCCTTCAACAGCATCGGCGGCCatgccatcatcatcatcatcatcttctaacAAGAAAGGAGGGAAATCAAACGTGGAGAAGAAACTTGGAGAGTTCTTTAAGCATCAGATAGCTCATGATGCATCTCCAGCTTATGGAGGAGGTTTCAGAGCAGCAAATGCAGCGGTTTGTAAGTACGGTCTGCGTCCCACTCTCGACCATATCCGCTACACTGGAACTTTTCCTTTGTGA